In a single window of the Nitrospirota bacterium genome:
- a CDS encoding DsrE family protein, whose translation MPKTITLYLSTSPYSCENTLTSARIAESALNKGHTVNLIASADGIYCFLTKQKAKGILNAEEEFSRLIQKGLKVYL comes from the coding sequence ATGCCGAAAACAATTACGCTGTATTTATCAACATCGCCGTATTCCTGCGAGAACACGCTGACGAGCGCCCGTATCGCCGAGTCGGCACTCAACAAAGGCCATACCGTCAATCTGATCGCATCGGCTGACGGCATTTACTGTTTTCTGACAAAGCAGAAGGCGAAGGGCATCCTGAACGCAGAGGAGGAATTCTCCCGGCTCATCCAAAAAGGCTTGAAGGTGTATCTCTGA
- a CDS encoding metalloregulator ArsR/SmtB family transcription factor, translated as MVPVEKRIDLLKVIAHPIRIKILEELTQGVKCVSDFEDSLDISQPNISQHLTLLRTNGVVDFFVDGRLKCYFLKEPFIPDLLEILKKQYEEDIPAPACCPVTKKGTYPGERRR; from the coding sequence ATGGTCCCCGTAGAGAAAAGAATCGACCTCCTGAAAGTCATCGCCCACCCTATTCGGATCAAGATCCTCGAAGAGCTCACCCAAGGCGTGAAGTGCGTGAGCGATTTCGAAGATTCCCTCGATATCAGCCAGCCTAACATCTCCCAGCATCTGACGCTGCTTCGCACGAACGGGGTCGTTGATTTCTTCGTCGATGGCAGGCTCAAGTGCTACTTCCTTAAAGAACCCTTCATCCCCGATCTCCTCGAAATCCTCAAAAAACAGTATGAAGAAGACATTCCCGCGCCGGCCTGCTGCCCGGTGACGAAAAAAGGAACTTATCCTGGCGAAAGGAGAAGATGA